TGGCTTTTTGGATGGGAGGGTTGCACTCGATGCATGGTTTTGTTAACGTCTCAAGCTTTTAATGATTTTTTTACATGCAGGGTCATCAGTTAATCTCATCACATATGGGAGGAAAGataacggaaatgttaacgcccacatgtgtgggtgTTGACTATCTCGACCACACGCATCTAACATCGTCCAGTACTATATGCATGAATCTTGACACAATCTGGCTGATTTTctgtgtgccacgtaggacaaggtgtatgtgtggtgtgtgtgggtgaactgctaaacacccacacaccagttttcagtcacgcacaagggctggtgtgtgggcatttgtcATCTCACCCACACgctcgtctcctctcccacacgtaagctgctagttgccatgtgtttttgcagcgcacatggcaactgcctctagtgtgctttataagcaggtggcaactctctttttttacccgagttgccatgtgtttttgcagggtacacggcaactgcctagtgtgcacgtaagcagatggcaactgtcttttaccgagttgccatgtgtttttgcatggtacctTGCAACCgccccaacgtgcacgtacatggcaaTTGCCCCAACGTgcatgtaagcagatggcaactcttcctttttacatggcaactctctcaactgcctagtgttagtacgtggcaactcctaaagttatgaaatcatggcaactacattagatcagaccatacatggcaactgcagttgagcaaccatggcaactgcagttgtccaacatggcaaccgtagttcagcgacatggcaactgcagataaacgaacatggacgagggtctggaccatggcaactgcgggcgcgcggtgggcgtcacgcgtcgcgtgcgcgaccagaagggtacgaggcctgacatacgggcgtgtgggcgttatcaacttcgcccacacgcacgcgtgtgagagggttcAGGAGGGAAAAAAAGATGTGTGGccattagttgttttgcccacacgtaggtgtgtgggctggttgatgtccatgccacacgagacgtgtggcacaactacccgatacaccacacgtgtggcagttatcaggACCCAAAGATAAACATGGCTTGAAATTAGGAAAAAAGACCGCGGGATACTCGCAAAAATTGCGCCGTGGGACATCCTTGGGGACTATCTAATGTGATAGAACAATGGATATTAGCGGCTGGACTGGATAGCAGGGAAAATATTAGGTGCTACTGGATCTTAGATGATACTGTGATACGGGCTCCCAAGCCGCTGGATTTTAGATACAATAGTCATGGACATTTTGCAAAAAAAGTCATCCAAGAGTCTTAAAATTGCACGACATTGATGCGCTCCATCCCGTCATCCCGTCACATGTGTCGGAGGCGTCGTTGGCACATAAGTTGAGATGGTTTCATCAAGTCAACTAAAGGGAACGACGCGCTCCACCACACTAGGCTATAGACACATAGTCCATATGCCCTTTCCATGTCCTACTTctcttatatattttttattttcacTAGCATGGTCAACATGAACACCATACTGTTGTGTGGTTAGATGTCGGCGTTGGTCTAATATGCGTAGGTCTGGTCATACGTGAACTCAGTGGGCGTTTACATAAGATTAACCAATACATGTTGGTACTGGGTTTTTTTAGGGGAGCATGTGGGTACTGGTGTTCGCCGGCTAATCTCATATATTGGTCTATGTCAATCAGTTATGGGTAAAAGGAAATCAAtagtataaaaaaatataaaataaaactaAAGTATTCAAGGAAGATAAAGTGATTaggttatttttgtaagaaatatatcataatttgaaaaaataatattttatatcaTGAAAATCCAGTCAGATCTAAGATACTACTAGTTATTTGTGATGATAACTGAAATTCATAAGCattaaaaattgtgaacattttagaAATCCATGGACGTTTTATAAATTCAGCGACCTTTCAAATTGACATTGGTGCTTGCATTCTCTAAAAAGAGACATTGGTGCTTGCATTCTCTTAAAAAAAGATATtggtgcttgcattatttctaAATTTATTTTAGACTTCCGACGATGTTCGTTTAGTGAGAACAGACGTCCTTATTGACTGCAAGGCGCGTGTGGTGACTTCTTAAAATTTAAGATGTTATGTCGACTCAGTCTCTCGGAGATGCTCATAAGGATATGGTGTGTGCGCACGCACGTTCACAGTGTGAGTACATGCTTGTGTATGTGGGCAACTACgattgtaccgtgttaaaaaataaTTCAGGGTCAAATTAACCCGGTTTTGGCAGTTTTTACCCTGACATTAATCCGTCAAGTTGAATCTGAAGGGTCTCTCATTAGAAAAAAGAAGATGATTTTGAGCGTGAAAGCTATACTTTCCTTTTATATACTTTATTTATACATTCTAAAAACAAGTTAGTATACGTGCAACTGCGCAGTGGGCCCGAACCTAATCCGAAGCACACGAGCATTTCCTCCGTCGCCACCATGGCGTCCGCcaacgccgccgccccggccgtcaCCTTCCAGCCCGGCCGGCGCGCCCCGCTGCCGCCCCGCTGCACGCATTCCGAGCGCGGTGTCTCCTTCGACCCCGGCTCCGCCTTCTACCGCAGCGACAGCGCCCCGGGCCGCGACCTCGCCGTCCTCGCCGCCACCCtccaccgccggcgccgccccgacccctccGCCGCTTTCCTGTGCCTCGACGCCATGTGCGGCTCCGCTGTCCGCGCGCTCCGCTACCTCGCGCAGGCCGGCGCCGACTTCGTCTGGGCCAACGACGCCTCCGACGCGCTCCACCCGGTCATCGTCGGCAACCTCTCTCGCTTCGAGCCCGTGCCTCCCGAAGGGCAGAGGCGGTGGGTGGTGTCGCACCTCGACGCCACCCGGCTGCTCGCCGAGAGGTACCTCCGCCGCGAGTACTTCGACGTCATCGACGTCGACTCGTTCGGCAGCGAGGCCGAGTACATCCGGGCGGCCTTCCTGGCGCTCAAGATTGGTGGCCTTCTCTACCTCACCTCCACCGATTGGCGGTCGGCCAGAGGTTATGGCGGAAAATGGTGAGCTTTTTGCCTTACTTGTTGGATTTTTGGTATCCAGTAAAAGTCTGAAATTATTAAAATCAGATTAggctgtactccctccgtaaactaatataagagtgtttagaatactaaagtagtgatctaaatgctcttatattagtttacagagggagtacaagtttACTTGTAGTCTCATTGTACTGTTGTCATCTTATATCCTAAACACATCTGGAGTACAATGTTTTCAAGTGGTGTATCAGAAACTAGGATCTTAGAATTGCTGATTTTTCTGTAATAAGATTGTCCAATGATGAACATAAGTCAAAAAGATTGCTTACATATTCAGTAACACTCAGCTGTGCCAGACTATGGAAAGTATAGTTGCTTGCTTTGTTCTGTATATTGGGCTAATTTTGCCTTCTATACTCTCTTTTTTATAATTACGCAAATAAATTCAGCATTTTCTTTAGGCAACTGTATACTCTCGCGTTATGCTTCCCTTTGGAAAGGCTCAACCAAGTCTGTTTGTTAACGTCAGCCACATAACATTTTGTTTCTCTTAGCTCACTGTCTTCATACGGAGCATACGTTCTTCCAGTGCCATATCCGAATGAGATTGGTTTGCGAATGCTTTTAGGTGGGGCTGCCCGTGAAGCAGCAATGCTGGGATTTCACATAAAACCAGTATTCTCTTATTACGCGTACCATGGTCCAATTTTTCGAGCGATGGTACAATTATGCCATGGAAAAGAAGATGGCATCAGGTTGGCTCAGTGCTCTTTTATTCCCAAATAACCTACAGCTAATTAGTGTGTATAACGGAATGCTAAGTTACTGATGTCCCTTCTATTTTTGGCAGCAATTATGGTTTCATTTGTCATTGCAAGAGTTGCGGCCAGTCTCAGACTTTTGGATTTGACGAATTGGGGCAGATTTCTTGCGGATGTGCAAATAGAACAGTAGGTACATTGAATCATGTGGCAGTACTAAACAACTAGCGACAAAATTGTCAGTCAGACTATGTAACAACTCTAGTCGTATCATGTGTTTTACTGAACTGATTTTAGGACTTGGAAATTACTTTTCCTTTAGTGTTTtactccttttccttttttttgcatAGAGAAATTATATTATTTGAAGCTGATCAATATCCTGTTTTACTGATCAATTAATCGTTATTTCTACATAAGCTGATTACTGTACCACAAAAGATCTTATTAACCCATGTTTAGGACTAAATACTTGACTGTTGTTATGGTAGTATATAATTACCATTTTATTTTACAGGATGCCACTTCAATCACAGTTGTAGGCCCACTTTGGACAGGTCCTCTCCATGATCGCTCTTCCATTACAGAAATGCTAAACTTGGCTGTAGAATGGGGATGGGCACACATAAGTGAGAATGGTGTCACTTTGGAAAAACTTCTTGGCACCATGATTGAGGAGAGTGACCCAAGGTTACCGCCTGGATATATAAGACTTGATGAGGTATGTCTTGCAGTTGGATGCACTTATTAGGATGTCTGTGATGTACAATTGTTGAGTAAAGTCAAGCTAAATTTGTTATGCAATGTCAGATTGCCAGCCGAGCAAAAGTTAACTCTCCACCGCTCGGTACACTCATCCATTCATTGCAGAAGGTATGCAACTTCTGCACTTTTGTTATATCAAGTATGATTACTTTGCTAAATCCGAAGGAACGGCCAGAGTGCTTCATTTAGGTTCTTATATTACATAATCGTGCTTTCCTTCATAACCTGTATATGCAGTTTGGGAACATTCTGTTGCCATTTCATTTTATAAAGTAGATGAGCATTGACTCTGAAAATGTTATCATGCTCTGAATGTGAACAGGAAGGTTATGCTGCTTGTAGATCTCATATAGGTGCCAATGCTGTCAAGACCAACTCTCCCATCAGTTCTTGCATTGTGGTTGCACGGGAGATCCGAAATTTGCGATAACCGCCAACTAACTCTTCGATTTGCTAAGTCCACCATGTTTTCTTGTTTAACTGCACAAATTGTGGCTTTGCGCTTGAGTTCCTTCAGTGTTCCAGGCAAACACACTGTTCCAAAACCAGAAGAGAGCTCGCTCATTGGCAGTGGTCTGATATCGGAACACATGTTGTCCTGCACTACAGAAGTAGCAAGTTTTGATCTTGGCGCGTGCAGCTGGTTGTTTCATGCGCTACAAAGTTCTTGATAGGACACTGTAGCGATTCAGCTGCTTTGTTTCTAAACAGTAGcgttctttttcttgatgattcttccttactactccctctgtttttatttactctgcatattactgTAGCTTGTCTTATGTCAAACTCTgtaaactttgaccaactttacagAAAAAAATtaacatctataattttttatttactCTCATATTAACGCACCATTGTCTGAAGAAAAAATAACGGAGAATACAGGATGGGTGAAAACTGTGCTTTTTTGTGGAAAGCTAGGGTCGCCATGAGTTTAAGTTTAATTAAGTAAAGTTGAAACCTTTCACATTTTATACTAGTTTATTTGGAGATTTATGATGCATAAATGAAGACTCTGTATCCCCATTGTCTTGAATGTGCGCTTGCATCCTGCATACTAGTTTGGATTTTGGAACTAATCCACATGTGTCTACGACGGGCTGGCGTGATTGGAATTTGCAAATATGAAAGTCGTGTACATCCTAACTACTTTAGACGTGATTGCAATTTGCAAATATGAAAGTCGCGTACATCCTAACTACTTTAGACGTGATTGCAATTTGCAAATATGAAAGTCGCGTACATCCTAACTACTTTAGACGTGATTGCAATTTGCAAATATGAAAGTCGCGCACATCCTAACTACTTCAGACGTGATTGCAATTTGCAAATATGAAAGTCGTGTACATCCTAACTAGACTGGAGCTAGTGAGATACTTGGCTAGTATTTTCAGCCCCTGCACCAAACCAGTAGCACCTGCACTGTAACATATGTAGGATGTGATGCCCTCTTGACTACTATGAAATGGAAAACGTACCCGAATTGGCAGCAAACATGTTTGCCACACTACAGGAAAAACAAAGGAGGTTCTAAGTCAGTTCGTCAATAATCAGCTGGGCTACATCAGAGCATAGAGCC
The Triticum dicoccoides isolate Atlit2015 ecotype Zavitan chromosome 3A, WEW_v2.0, whole genome shotgun sequence genome window above contains:
- the LOC119270377 gene encoding tRNA (guanine(26)-N(2))-dimethyltransferase-like, with the protein product MASANAAAPAVTFQPGRRAPLPPRCTHSERGVSFDPGSAFYRSDSAPGRDLAVLAATLHRRRRPDPSAAFLCLDAMCGSAVRALRYLAQAGADFVWANDASDALHPVIVGNLSRFEPVPPEGQRRWVVSHLDATRLLAERYLRREYFDVIDVDSFGSEAEYIRAAFLALKIGGLLYLTSTDWRSARGYGGKCSLSSYGAYVLPVPYPNEIGLRMLLGGAAREAAMLGFHIKPVFSYYAYHGPIFRAMVQLCHGKEDGISNYGFICHCKSCGQSQTFGFDELGQISCGCANRTDATSITVVGPLWTGPLHDRSSITEMLNLAVEWGWAHISENGVTLEKLLGTMIEESDPRLPPGYIRLDEIASRAKVNSPPLGTLIHSLQKEGYAACRSHIGANAVKTNSPISSCIVVAREIRNLR